Within the Salinibacterium sp. TMP30 genome, the region CGACGGTGATGATGAAGGCGATGAGCAACCGAGTGCGGTTCCTATTTCCGGTGGCGTGGTTGTGGCTGGTGCCCATCAGCGTGCCCCAGTCATGGCGCCGCGCCGAAGCTTTTCGCGGGCGCTTGCGCGATACGCGATCCTATTTCGGCTCATGAGCCGAGTCTAACTGGCCGACCTGCACCGCGCCGAGGGTGGGTCTGCGAGCACAGGTCGAGAACTAGATCGTAGGTTTAGCCGCGCCCTTGGCCGCCGCGGATTGTGTCAGCTGAAGCTGTCGCTGATGGCGCGCCTTCGCTTCGTCGAGCGTTGTGCAAGTGCCGAGTGGGTGCGCGTGCTCGTCGGTGATGAAGTATTCACCGCGGGAACTTCGCTCGATCATGCCAGCGAATTCACCGCCAACGTTGCCCACCCAGAGACCAGCTTGGATGCTTGTCCACGCCACCGTCGGGCGTGCCTTGTCTGCTGAACCTTCGGTCGGACGGGGTGAGGCAATCGTCATAGTTTTCTACTCCTTCGAGTTCACACTATTGAAGACATCAGACACTGTGCGGTGAATCGTGCGGCAGTGAAGATGTACTCTATCTCCGATTCAACCCCTCGTGCCTATCCCACACAGCCGCCGCAAGTTATCATCGGTGTGAGTGGCTCGGAGCAGTGCTGATCGTTGCCGAACACTTGACAGTTGCGCTACCGCGGTGGCGAAACTGTCGGTAGCACCCGCTGGCTCAAGGCCCGACGGTGCATCGATTGGCATACCGTATTTCTCGTTACAGAAAGCTGCCATGACCTCGACCGATTCCATCCTGCGCGGGTATTTGAGTGACAACGCTGCCGGTGCTTCGCCACAGATATTGGATGCCGTTGTTGCGGCATCCGCTGGCCCGGCAGCTCCCTATGGCAATGATCCGCTCACGGCCCGGATGCGTGCCAAGATGGCGGCAGCGTTCGAGTGCGAGCTCGACGTCTTCGCGGTCGGTACGGGTTCGGCGGCAAACGGGATTGGTCTTGCGGCATTGACGCGCCCGTGGGGAAGCATTCTCGCGCATGCGGATAGCCACATAAACAATGATGAGGCTGGCGCGCCGGAGTTCTTCACCGATGGCTCAAAGATCGTCTTGCTGGGTGGCGAGCACTCCAAGATTGACCCGGATGAGTTGCGGGTGGCGGCGCACGCCGGCCGGGGCGACGTTCACAGTGTTCAGGCCTCGGTGCTCAGCATTACGCAGGTAACGGAGACCGGCAGCGTGTACACGATTGATGAGCTGCGCGAGCTGACAACAATCGCCCGTGAGGCAGGGCTCCGCATCCACATGGATGGCGCCCGCTTCGCAAACGCACTCGTTGCACTCGACGTCAGCCCTGCCGAAATGACCTGGAAGCTCGGCGTAAACATGCTCTCGTTTGGCGCAACAAAGAATGGTGCGCTCACTGCGGATGCCATTATTTCCTTCGATCCGACCCTCGCAACGGAGTTGTCGTTCCGGCACAAGCGCGGTGGCCAACTGACCTCCAAGATGCGGTTTCAGGCCGCCCAGCTCGACGCCTACCTCACCAATGATTTGTGGCTCGATAACGCCCGTCAGGCGAACGCAATGGCGGCGCGGCTGCGCGCGGGGATCGCGGATGTCGCAGGCGTGACCGTCACGAGCGAACCCGGCAGCAATATCCTCTTCGCCGTCTTCCCTGACGAGCTCTCAGAAGCGCTCCACGATCGCGGTTTTGGTTTCTACACCAACCGTTGGGAGCCTGGTGTCGTGCGCATCGTGGTGTCGTTCGCGCATGAGGCTGCTGACATTGACGAGTTTGTGGCTGCCATTCGCGAACTTGCCTAGCTCGACGTCGCGGCATTCGACGCTTGGGGTGAACCAATTCGCGACGCGGTGCTCGAACTGCGGGGTCCGCTTTTGAGCACTGCGACCGAGACAGATGGCGTTGGCACGATTACTGAGACGCTCATGTGGGGCCAGCACACGAATCTGGGGAGCGAGACGCATAACGGCAGCACGGTCCGGATTGCTCCTGCTGGTAGCGTGGTCACTCACTATCGGCGCGATCAGGAGTGCACCTGATCCGAACGGGAAGAGGTGGGGCGGATGCCGGTGGTTCTGACCGTGCTCGGCGTTGCCGTCATCCTGATGGTCCTTGTCGATGTTTTTCTGACTATTCTGAGTACCTCAACGGCCGGTCCGCTGACCCGCGCATGGTCGCGCCCGATGTGGAAAACCCTCTTGGCGATCCATCGCCGCACCCCGATCCACCGGGCGCTGAGCATGACCGGTCCACTCATGGTCGTGATCTCGATCTTGGTTTGGTATGGACTACTCGTGTTTGGCACTTGGCTGATTTATGTTGCTCATCCCGGCTCAGTGGTTAACAACACCACCCGAATTGCCTCAGACCCCGGGCAAGTTTTCTACTTTGTTCCGACTACCTTGACAGGGCTCGGTTACGGGGATTTGGTTCCGGATGGCTATCCGTGGACCGCTATCGCAACCACAATGGCACTCCTGGGCACGTTCGTGCTCACACTCTCGCTGTCGTACGTTATCTCCGTCGTCTCTGCGGCGATTGCCCGACGCGCGATGGCGTCTGGGGTTCGCGCGCTCGGCGACAACCCGGTGAGCGTAGTGCGCCATGCTCAGCTCGACGACCCCGTGAATTCGATGCAGAACTACGTAGCGAGCGTGGCGTCGCTGGTGAGCAAAGCTGCTGAATCCCAACGCGCATACCCGGTACTGCGGTACTTTCACAGCGCCAGAGCGGCAACCGCTGCAGCGCCAGCAGTGCTCCTACTGGCCGATGCCGCCTTCCTCCTTCGAATTCAACAAGCAGAGCACGAGCCAGTCCGGGGAATTACGGTTGTGATCGAGAGCGCCGTCGCCGAATTCATCGAAGCAAAAACCACGCGTTCGCCACCGGCATCATCGACGGGGGAGAATAGTCTTCGCGCCTATGCCGTCGAATTGGGGATCGATGTCGACCCCACATCCGTATTCGAACGTCAACTTAACACCTATCTCCCGCAACGAGAAACTCTCGTCGCTGCTTGTGCCGACGACGGGTGGACAGTGCCATAGCGCTGCCTGCCAACCGCACTCTTGAGGATCCCCAACACGAGGCGCAGCTTTAACGCACACCCTCGACCGGACCTGAATCGTTGAGGTAGCCATAAGGTGCGAGAGTTAAAGTGATCGTGTTAACCGCCCCCTGAGATCGCCCCGCCACTGGCAGGACAAGATGAATAAGGAGAGAGCAATGGGAAACGACAATGGAAAGATCGACCACAAGGCCGAAGAGCTCGGCGGCAAAGCTAAGGAAGTCGCTGGCGATGCCACTAACGATGAGTCGTTAGAAGCTGAAGGAAAGCGCGAGCAGGCTGCCGCAAACCTCAAGCAGGCCGGCGACAACGTGAAAGACGCTGTCACTGACTAACAACTTGTTGTGGTTGGCCCGCACCGGATCGGTGCGCGCCAACTCTCATTTAGTACCGGTTCGCTTCGCGTGCAGGCTCCTTCATCGCTGCGGCTCGGTCACGTTTAGTCATCCTCAGCGTCCACATCCACAGCGTCTTCTTACTCAGGCGGATACCACAGTCGATCACCGTCGACTTTCGCAAACCGCGTCAGTGCGTGAGGCTTTGTGGATGTAGCGCTCATGATGTCCCCGACGGGGATGTCGCGCACGAGGAACGCATCCCCGATCAGGGAGCGGTGGCAGCGCCAGGGCACCGCTTCAGCGCACATGATTGCAACGATGCTTTCGGTAGCAGCCGCACGTAGTTCGCGAAGTCCCTCGGCGAATTCCGGGGTCTGCATGTAATCTGCATAGTTGCGAAAACTCTTGTTCCTCCAGGCGCCATTGATCGACTTGTGACTGGCTGGCGTGTGCCGGAGACCCCCGAGTTCGGCAATCCGCTCATACCGGATGCCCTCAGCAGTCAGGCTGTGCGAGAGTTCCTGTTCGCCAAACTGCGGGTTATGCCGGGAGCCGGGTACCGTGCGAACATCAACCACTCGATCGACATCGTTTGCCCGCAGCATCCGAATGAATTCTTCGATTGAATGGGTGGAATGGCCGATCGTAAAGATTGTTTGCGGTCGCACGGTGGGGCCCCGTTCTGATGTTCTAGCGACCGAGCCCGTCTTCTGCTCGCGGAACATCGCCGCGCCATTCTCCGGACTCAAAACCGTTGGATTCGATGAGTCGCTTGAACTCGGCCAAGTCCTTGCCGATTTGCATGTCATCGATCTGCAAGATCTCGCCAGCTTTCTCGACGAACCCTTCTGGCTTCCAGTCCATCTGCAGGGTGACCTTGGTGGAGTCGTCGCTGATGCGGTAGAAGGTCACTACACCTGCGTGAACCTTATCTCCGGTACTGTTCCAGGCGATCCGCTCATCGGGGTGCTGCTCGACGATTTCGGCATCAAACTCTCGATCGACCCCACCCACGGATACTTCCCAATGGAGTTTGCGGTCGCCGAGCTGAGTAATCGACTTCACTCCTGACATGAAGGCTGGAAAATCTTCGAACTGGGTCCACTGGTTGTAGGCGACACTGATCGGAACTTCGACCTGAATATCTTTGGATACGGTTCCCACGAAAATCCTCCTAATGAATTGAAACTGTCGTGTTCTGACCGTAGAAAGGGAACCCTGTGAATTCCTGAGTTTTGTCAGCCTTCGTTCAGCTTCCGTGCTCACATTCCTCCCAGCTAAAATCGATCCACCACGGTGAGCACCGTCTAAGGAGGAAGAGCGCGATCATGCCTGAACCGATCGAATCGACTACCCAATCCGCACAGTGGTTGCCTGACGATTGGCAGCATCCTCGACACGTGGTTTTGTCGACCGGGCACCATCTTCGTCCGATCCGAGCGGACGATACGGATCTAGATATGGAAGCCGTGATGGGGTCGCGCGAGCGGCTCTGGTCAATTTACGGTGAGGCGTGGGGATGGCCACCGGCGACGTTGACGCCGGAACAGGACCGCCACGACCTTCAGCGTCATGCCGATGAGATGGAGACCCACGAGTCATTCAACTACGCGCTTTTCGATGCCGCCGAAACAGAACTGATCAGGTGCCTTTACGTCGGTCCCACTGACAAGGCGGGTGCGGACGCGGACATTTCGTGGTGGGTACGCAACGAGTACGTTGGTTCGTCCGTCGAGCATGCGCTTGATGCTTTTGTGCCGAGCTGGATCGCACACGATTGGCCGCTGAAGTCACCGCGGTACATCGGTCGTGACCTGAGCTGGGCCGAATGGCTAGAGATCCCTAGCGACGGTTACTGACCTTCAGCGAGTACGCCTAGCGTCGCCGCAACTTTTGTGCTGAGCTCCTTCCCGAGGGCACCGCTCTCGATAATCTTGCTGCGAAGATTAGGGTCTCTACCGACGACATCATCCCGTTGCTGGCCCGATTCGGATTTATGATTCGGGGCTCTTGTCAAGCTCCTCACCGTGCCGCAGGCGTGGATAGGTTCGTTCGTTCGGAAGGCCCCTTCGAGAATGCCTATGCCGGGCTTCAGGAGGTCATCGCGAGGTTCACCAGAAACCTGCTCCAAGGTCGGGAGGCGCGAAGCGCTGCGTATGTACTCGCTTGTCCGCCGCTGTGAGCCGAGTGTGAGCTTGAACTCGAGATACGTCCGCGTGCCCAAAACTGGGTGTGTCAATTGATTGGTACACGTGGGACTCTATATCAATAAGTCGATACAGGGAGACAAATGACGTTGGACAATGGGATAGCCGTAATTCTGGCAGTGCTTGCTACCTCTCTGATCGGTCACAACGTGCGAGAGCGGCGCGTTCACGCTGCGCGATCGACGTCGTGATCACCGTTGACCAGTCGCTCGCGGCGCCCGTATTCGAACAGATCCGGGGGCAGATCGCGCACGCCATCCGCAGCGGCGCACTCGAAGCCGGTGCCCGGCTTCCCTCAATACGTCAGCTTGCGGTGGATCTTCGCGTAGCGCCCGGAACGGTCGCGCGAGCCTTCACCGAACTGGAGAGTGCCGGGCTGATCCGCAGCGATCGACGTGGTGCCCGTGTCGAAGAGACGGATGTCGCGAGCGAGGATCTTCGTGCTTCAGCAGAGCAGTTCATCCGCAACGCGCGCAGCGCATCGATCCCGCTCGAGGACGCCCTCAGCATGATCAGAGCCGACTGGTCGGCGGCAGCCACAAGTAACTTTTAGGAAAAGTCGGTGGCGACCGAGTTGCGGTGATATTCGAAAATCATGCTGGTGTTGGTGGAGGCGACGCTGTGTCGGGCGGAGAGGTGGTCGACGACGAAGAGGCGAACGCTGGAGGAGTTTTCGACAGCAATGTGAACCAGGAAGTCGTCGTTACCGCCGACGAAGAACAATTGGATGACTTCTGGCAGCCGGCGAACTTCGTCAGTGAACACCTGAATGCTCTCTTGGCGGGCGCCCGGACGCAGCGATACTCCAATAATCGCTTGAAGACCCCGGCCGAGCTTCGCTTGATTAAGCGCTGCGTGATATCCGGTGATAAGGCCGCGGTCGAAGAGTGACTTGATGCGGGTGTGGGCGGTGGATGCTGCGATCCCCACCGCATTGGCGATAGCGGCGTTACTCACCCGAGCATCTCGAGAGAGGAGGGCAAGAATCTTTGTGTCGATCGGGTCAAGGTCATCGGACATGCGAAGATCCTGCGGTCAAAATGAATTTGGGAGACGACTTCGGCACCATTTTACGCACTTCACCTCTTGTTCCCGATTAAAATTCGGACTTTCTCATAAAATGTAGAATTTCTGACAGGCTAAGCGCACAACTGCGAAAGGTCAATCGATGTATATTTCCGTGCCTGCTGAAATCAAGAACAATGAAAACCGTGTTGCGATCACTCCTGCGGGTGTCGACACCTTGGTGGCAGGCGGACATGTCGTCACTCTGCAGTCAGGAGCCGGCATTGGTAGTGGCTTTTCCGATGCGGATTACGCTGCAGCGGGCGCGCGCATCGTCGTTGCGGCTGACGAGGTCTGGGCATCCGCCGAACTCGTCGTGAAGGTGAAAGAGCCGATTGCGTCGGAGTATGGCTACTTTCGCAAAGATTTGACCCTCTTCACGTACCTGCACTTGGCGGCCGACCGCGCCCTGACCGAAGCCCTTGTTGCTTCCGGCACCACCGCGATCGCGTACGAAACCGTTCAAGGCGACGACCGGTCGCTTCCCCTGCTCGCCCCCATGAGCGAGGTCGCTGGTCGACTGTCGATCGTCGCTGGCGCCCACGCTCTGCTCAAGGCTGAGGGTGGCGGCGGGCAACTGTTGGGCGGAGTTGCGGGAACCCCGAAGGCAAAGGTCGTCGTCATTGGCGGTGGTGTCGCTGGTGAACACGCTGCAGCGAACGCTTTGGGTTTGGGCGCAAACGTCACGATCATCGACATTTCCTTGCCGCGTCTTCGCGCGCTCGAAGTGCGTTTCAACGGTGAAGTACAGACTCGTGTCTCGACGCGCTACGAAATCGCCGAGCAGCTTCTCGAGGCCGACCTCGTCATCGGTTCGGTGCTGATCCCCGGAGCCGCAGCCCCCAAGCTGGTCACCGACGAAATGGTTGCGTCGATGAAGCCCGGTTCGGTGCTCGTCGACATTGCGATCGACCAGGGCGGATGCTTCGAAGGCTCCCACGCCACCACCTACGACGACCCCACCTTCGCCGTGCATAACTCGCTCTACTACTGCGTCGCCAACATGCCCGGTGCTGTCCCGCGCACCTCGACGCGCGCGCTCAGCAATGCGACTCTTCCGCACATCGTCGCAATCGCGAACCTGGGATGGGATGTCGCCGCTGCTGCGTCCCCTGCCCTCGCTCGCGGCCTGAACGTGTACGCCGGCGAGATCGTCAACGAGGGCGTTCGTGCGGCAATGGCTGTCGCCTAATCACCAGCCGCGGATGCCCGCGAAAGGAGGATGGTCGGCCCGTTCGCGGGATTTGCTAGCGGAGTTCACTAGCTAGGCTGGGCTGAGAAAACTTCAGCACGGATGGGGGCATCGTGACGGCGAAACCGGTGGCAGTAATCGCAGGGGCGAGTGGCTTTGTGGGCACTGCGTTGGTGCAGGCGTTCCGCGACGATGGCTACGACGTTCGACTCATCGGCCGCTCGGCTGAGGTGACGTGGAACGATCCTTCCGGTATCGCCCGGGTGATCGATGGTGCCGCTGTGGTGATCAACTTGGCGGGCAAGTCGGTGAACTGCCGTTACACCGACGCCAACCGCAACGAGATTCTGCGGTCTCGAGTCGACACCACTCGGGCATTGCGAGAGGCGATCGCCACTGCATCCAACCCGCCTGCGGTCTGGTTCAATTCGTCGACCGCCACCATCTACCGCCACTCGACCGACCGCCCCAATACTGACGCCGATGGTGAGCTTGGTGATGGATTCTCGGTCGATGTTGCCCGCAACTGGGAGAACGAATTCTTCGACGGGGACCTGCCGCAGACCCGGCGCGTCGCACTGCGCATGGCGATTGTGCTCGGCGATGGCCCGGCAACAAACATCCTGTTCCGCCTTGCGCGCATCGGTTTGGGCGGCCCCCAAATCGACAGCTGGTGGTTTCCGCACCGGCGCTACCGCGGCATCGGTCCGTCGCCTTCGGGCAGCGAGCGAACGTCGTGGCACCGCACCTCAGGCAAACAAAAGTTCAGCTGGGTGCACATCGAGGATGTGATGGGCGCGGTCAGATTCCTCCTCGCCCGCGAGGACATCGACGGCCCCATCAACATCTCGTCTCCGCACCCCGCCGACAACCGCACCCTCATGCGCACCCTGCGGCGCGCAGTCGGTGCACCTTTCGGCCTACCCGCCTGGAAGTGGATGCTCGAGCCCGCCATGTGGGTTCTCCGAACCGAGCCCGAACTTGTGCTCAAAAGCCGGTGGGTTCTGCCCGGTGCGCTGACTGACGCCGGGTTCACATTCGCGTATCCCGACCTCAACGATGCCGTCGAGGATATTGCCGCTCGACAGTGACGGCCGAGCCGCGACGCACAACGCCGCCTACGAAACGTCGATTTCGACTGTGCTGTCTAGCCCTAGCAGTGGGGGTCGGCAGATTTTGGCATAAGCCCCCATCCGGTATCCGCTTCTTCTAATGTGAGTTCTGAGGAGTTTCTGAACACGGGAACTCCTCCCGTTGAACCCGAATTTGTTAAAACCCGAATTCACTTAACCCTTTGCCAGCCTGACCCGACCGGCAGCCTTCGTTGGCGCCCGACCCGTGGGTCTTGATGGTGCTACGTGAGGTACCTTCTGATGCTTACCCGACACGCCCATTCCCGTGCGCGGAAACATGCCGACGGTCGAGCGCGCCCGCTTCGGAAGTCGATCTCTGCAGCAACGGCTCTGCTGGTCGTGGCGGCGACGCTCATTCCGACAACCGCGGCGTTCGCTTTTGAGCCTGCAGCCGTTCGGAACGTCAAGTCAGCGAATGCGACCGTCGTTGGGCCCGGTGACACCTTCAATTGGATGATCGAAGTCGGCTGCTCGGTGCTGACTGACGAATGTGTCGATGCAATTCTCACGGACGACATTCCCGCGGATTTCATCGTCCCCGCTCCCGAAGATATTCTCCTGACGCCCGCGCTCAGTGCGTCCGAGCGCACCATCACTGTGAGCGGGCAAACCGTCACTGTGGCATTTCACCAAGATCTGACAAAGCCGGCCGGCGAAAAGGGCCTCACTAACGGCACCGTCACGGTGACGATTCCGGTGACTGTACGATCCGACCTGGACTACACGCCGACCCCGCGCACCGTGGAAAACACTTCGGAAATGGTCGCGGAGAACGCCCCCATGCGCCCCAGTACCGCCTCCGTTCAGATCAACGTTCCGTTGGAACTTGCCACTCAACCCGCAAAGTCGTTTTCGCCTGCGACAAACATTGCGGTAGCGGGCCTCGGAACTCAACTGACTCTGGGTGGGGCGAACACGTCGAACGCCGCCGTTTCGTCGCTCACGATTCAAGACCCGGTGAACCCGGCAGCGGCAGGCAACATCTTTCGCACGGCGCTCGAACTGAAGAGTCTGAACTCAGTTTCGTGGCCTGCAGGGGCGACCTCGGCCGTAGTCTCGCTGTGGGACACTTCTCAGCCAACACCGGCGTGGGTGGATGCTCCTTCCGTCAGTTCTGGTGGCACTCTCGTCTTCCCGGCCGGGGTTAGCCCCGCGGACGCTGGGGGAGTCCGTATAGCTTTCTCCTCTGGCGCATCCGCCGCTATTCCACGAGCGGCCAGCGCGAACTTCGTACTGGGCCTCGAGAACCGCGTTGGCATCACTCCCGCGTCCTATCCCAACACGTCGCAATCGGTAGTGGTGCGTGACGCACTTTCGGCAAACAAGCCGGTCACCGCCAACTATGTGGTGACGGCTGCGACGAGTGCCGTTTCTGCCGGAAAGTCGATTACACCTGACCGGATGTCGACGGTTGCGTTCGGCGCTAGCGATCTCACCACCGGCACCGTTACTCTCACGGGGGGCAATGCTGGCTCGATTCCGCTCACGTCGCTCACCATCTCGGAACCTTCTGACCCGACGCTCGTGGATGGAACTAATCCGCTCGCTCCCGCCCATACCGGCGGCGGACTGATTTTCAGTGGATTCACCGGGGGCGTTGCCTGGCCAGCAGGCGCAACCGCCGCGAACATCACCTACTATTTTGCCGACGGAACCACCAGTTCGGTGCTCGCGGCGACCGCCCCCGGACTGCCCGTCGCGGGATCCCCGAAGCGGGTCACCGGATTCAGCGTCACATTCACCGGAACGATGGCGCAGGGAGTCTCCGCAACCGTACCGTTCACGATAAAGGCGAATCCGCTGCAGGTTTTCCCCAACCTGAGCGTGCTTTACACCAACCAGATCAAAGTCACTGCGGTTGATAAATACAGCCAGAATGTCGGACCGAAGTACGCGTCTGACACCGTGACCGTTCTCGCTGAACAGGTTAATCTCGAGACCTCAAAGTCACTCTCTCGCGGTTCCCTCCGGGCCTCAACCGGACAGTCCACGACAGCGACCCTCACGACTCACATTCTCGACTACCCAAACTCCACGCGCGCGCTCAACCACATCGAGATGATCGATCCGTCAACCGGCACCGGCCTCACTGACTGGTACCAGCATTTTGATGCCACGAAACTCGTGGTAACCCCCGTACCGGGCGACGCGACCCTCACGATTTCGTACCGTGACTCAGCAGGAACGTATACAGCTCTCACTGTGCTCGGCCCGGGAATTCAGAACTACGACATTCCCTCCGGGGTCCGTGACAGCATTTACGGTCTCAAACTCAGCTGGGACAGCTTTCCGGGGTTTCAGCCAGACCAGACTCTCGTCGCGAACGTCGAATATGCGCTCCGCTCGACGCTCAGAGACACCGCAACTCCGCTGCCAAATGCGGCAGCGGTAGTGGAGAATTGCAGCGCCTCCAGCGGAACTAGTGGCGCAGGCGCAACAGCCTTGTCCTCCAACAACGCCGTCGCTAACCCCTGCCCGACCGTCACGCTGGTTCCCTTTGACAATTCAGGGAGCGGGGGCGCAGCGAACCTACTCGACAAGAACTTCATCAACACAAACAACAACAACAGCCAAAGTGTGATGAACACTCGCAACAGCGAGAGCACGCGGGCACGACTCTCGTGGTCAACGGACGGTTACACCGGAGTGAACCAGATGGTGGTCTATGACGGGGCTGTCGATGCTTCGGGAAACCCAGACCCGGCTGCGTTTGCCAAAGGAATGTACGACGCCTACAACCTGACTCAGATTCCCAAGATCAACGTCGTCGACCCGCTCGTGAAGTACGACAAGGTCGCCATCGAGTTCTTCAGCACGACGAGCTCGACCTGGGTCACGATCGCCGGATACTGCACGGTTGCAGCGCCCTGCGAAGGCGGCACAGCAGCCACTCGCCTTCTCTCGACCGCGCAACAGGCCGACTTCGTCGCTGTCCGGTTCACGTTCACGGAGGGTGCGAATCGTCCGGGGCTTGCTCCTGCCCCCGGCAGCGGCGTTGCCGACTCCATCGGCAATAACCGGAACATCGACCTCGTGTTCCAAATGCGAGACACTCTGCGCAGCAATTCGGCGTCGCCGGTCGTTGACGGCTATCGCTACAACGCCAATGTGACGACGGCGACACTGCCCGCTCTCGGGCATAGCGTCATTAGAAACGATGCGTGGTCGCAGGCGACTCTCGCGGTCGGTGGTCCGCTCACGGATCGAGCAGCCGACACCCTCGAGCTTCGTGACCCGCCGCTTGCCGTTTCGGCTAACAAGACGTGGACGGGTGGCCCGATTCCGATCCCCGATTCCTCAGTAACATCGCAACCCTCAAGCCGGGTTACGCTCACGGCTGTAAACCAGACGGCCGCAAAAGTGAACTCGCTGACGATTAGCGAACCGAACACCTCAGTAGCGACGCCCAACGATTCGCCCTTCGAGGACTGGAACCTTACGCGGTTCCAGTCAGTTACTCACCCGTCTGGTGCGACGGGCCTCACTGTCACCGTCATCCGGTCTACCGGCGGAAACCTCACCGTGACCGGCTCAAACTTGACCACCGTTACCTCAACAGTTCTCGGCTGGTCTGCCGCGCAGCTCGCCGATGCGACGGCGTTCACGTTCGCCTACACGGGCCAGATCAAAGCCAGCAACGGCACAGCGACCATTGTGTTCGACTTGGGACTACGAACGGTAAAGCGAAGCGGTGGCGCAGTCGTCGCTGGCACGGACTACAACTCAACGCAGGCGACCGTTGCTGACACCCGATGGGACAGCGCGAGCCCAGTGACCGCTCCGACGTTCAGCGACGCAACACTGTCCGCACGCAAAGGCGCAAACATCGCCCTGGTTGCCACCAACATTGGGGTCTCGACGTCCAAGACATTTGGCAAGACATCCGAAACCGAACCGAATCGCAGCGTGTTTCCCCTCACGCTTGACGCCACGCCCAGTGGCAGCGAAAGAGTGCAGTCCCTGACCATCACGGATGACCGCGCAACGTTCTGGAATGCGTTCAACTTCACCGGAGTCTCGACTGGCACGCCAGTACTCCCCGTGTTCAGCCCAACCTCCTCGGGAAGCGCAACCGTGATTCAGGTCGAGGCCTGTGTCAGCGGAACGTGGACCGCATCTACCGTCGCAAGCACTCCAGGCTCCGGCTGTGTCGACCGCGGCGGTTCATGGGTTGGCGCCGGAACGTGGAAGACTGCTGCTCAAGCGCAGGCGAACTTCTTGCCTACCGGGGTAACTGCAAGTCAGGTTGAAGGTCTCCGGTTCACGGTGAAACGACTTGACAACTCGCAGTGGGAGAACCCACAGGCACCAAAGGTGAGCATCCCGATCCTCGTCCAACGACGAGTCGATCTGCGCACAGGGGATCCGGTTCGCACAGACCTAGCAGGCAATGCGGCGTCGCCAGGCGAAGCTGACGCTGGCATCACCACGAACTCGCTTCGTGCCGATGTGCTCGGAATCTGGGACAAGACGGCAACCGCGAACAACTCGGCCACGTACCTGTTCAAGCATGCGACCACAGGCGTGCAGGTGCAAAAGCGCCCGACGGGTGTGAAAGCGCCTGGTCGTCTCTTCGACTACACGCTCACGGTGACCAACACCGGAACCTGGCCCATCCTGAACCCGATCATCACCGACTACCTGCCCAGTGACGCCACTGGCGCACAGCTCATCTTTGACCAAGACAAACCGTGGACCTACAAGTACGCGCTGTCGGGTGCCGCGCCAGCACCGGTTAACGGAACTGCTCTGCCTACCGGTACTAGCGGCCCGAATGTTGATGTCA harbors:
- a CDS encoding DUF1731 domain-containing protein encodes the protein MVTAKPVAVIAGASGFVGTALVQAFRDDGYDVRLIGRSAEVTWNDPSGIARVIDGAAVVINLAGKSVNCRYTDANRNEILRSRVDTTRALREAIATASNPPAVWFNSSTATIYRHSTDRPNTDADGELGDGFSVDVARNWENEFFDGDLPQTRRVALRMAIVLGDGPATNILFRLARIGLGGPQIDSWWFPHRRYRGIGPSPSGSERTSWHRTSGKQKFSWVHIEDVMGAVRFLLAREDIDGPINISSPHPADNRTLMRTLRRAVGAPFGLPAWKWMLEPAMWVLRTEPELVLKSRWVLPGALTDAGFTFAYPDLNDAVEDIAARQ